A window of Sphingobacterium sp. SRCM116780 contains these coding sequences:
- the groL gene encoding chaperonin GroEL (60 kDa chaperone family; promotes refolding of misfolded polypeptides especially under stressful conditions; forms two stacked rings of heptamers to form a barrel-shaped 14mer; ends can be capped by GroES; misfolded proteins enter the barrel where they are refolded when GroES binds) translates to MAKQVKYNVEAREALKKGVDTLANAVKVTLGPKGRNVIIEKKFGSPVITKDGVTVAKEIELKDALENMGAQMVKEVASKTADQAGDGTTTATVLAQAIVAPGIKSVAAGANPMDLKRGIDKAVAAVVANLKSQSQTVGQDNNKIKQVASISANNDEVIGALIAQAMEKVGNDGVITVEEAKGTETEVKTVEGMQFDRGYLSPYFVTNSDKMEAELENPYILIYDKKISNMKELLPILEKQVQTGKPLLIIAEDLDGEALATLVVNKIRGSLKVAAVKAPGFGDRRKAMLEDIAILTGGTVISEERGFKLENADLSYLGQAEKVVVDKDNTTIINGAGNADDIKSRVAQIRSQIETTTSDYDREKLQERLAKLSGGVAVLYVGATTEVEMKEKKDRVDDALHATRAAVEEGIVAGGGVAFIRATESLKGLKGANEDETIGIDIIRRAIEEPLRQICFNAGIEGAVIVQKVKEGTGDFGYNARTDVFENLIGAGVIDPTKVSRIALENAASIASMLLTTECVLADEPEENTGAGAPPMGGGMGGMM, encoded by the coding sequence ATGGCAAAACAGGTAAAATATAACGTTGAAGCACGTGAAGCACTTAAAAAAGGTGTTGACACATTAGCAAATGCAGTAAAGGTAACTTTAGGTCCTAAAGGACGTAATGTAATCATTGAGAAAAAATTCGGTTCACCAGTAATCACGAAAGATGGTGTTACTGTAGCAAAGGAAATCGAATTGAAAGATGCTTTAGAAAACATGGGCGCTCAAATGGTGAAAGAAGTAGCATCAAAAACTGCTGATCAAGCTGGTGACGGTACAACTACTGCAACGGTTTTGGCTCAAGCTATTGTAGCTCCAGGTATTAAATCTGTAGCAGCGGGTGCTAATCCGATGGATTTGAAACGTGGTATTGATAAAGCGGTAGCTGCAGTTGTTGCTAACCTAAAATCACAATCCCAAACTGTTGGTCAAGACAATAACAAAATCAAACAAGTCGCATCAATTTCTGCAAATAATGACGAAGTTATCGGAGCTTTAATTGCACAAGCAATGGAGAAAGTTGGTAATGACGGTGTGATTACTGTAGAAGAGGCAAAAGGTACTGAAACTGAAGTTAAAACAGTAGAAGGTATGCAGTTTGACCGTGGTTACTTATCGCCATATTTCGTAACAAACTCAGATAAAATGGAAGCGGAATTAGAAAACCCTTACATTTTAATCTACGATAAAAAAATCAGTAACATGAAAGAATTGTTGCCGATTTTAGAAAAACAAGTACAAACAGGTAAACCATTATTAATCATTGCTGAAGATTTAGACGGAGAAGCATTAGCGACATTGGTTGTTAATAAAATTCGTGGTTCACTGAAAGTTGCTGCTGTTAAGGCTCCAGGTTTCGGAGATCGTCGTAAAGCAATGTTAGAAGATATCGCGATCTTAACTGGTGGTACTGTTATCTCGGAAGAAAGAGGCTTCAAATTAGAGAATGCTGATTTATCTTACTTAGGTCAAGCTGAGAAAGTTGTCGTTGATAAAGATAACACAACAATTATCAATGGTGCTGGTAATGCAGATGATATTAAATCTCGTGTTGCTCAAATCCGTTCTCAAATCGAAACAACAACTTCAGATTACGATCGCGAGAAGTTACAAGAGCGTTTGGCTAAATTATCAGGTGGTGTTGCTGTTCTTTACGTAGGTGCAACTACTGAAGTAGAGATGAAAGAGAAAAAAGACCGCGTTGATGATGCTTTACATGCAACTCGTGCAGCTGTAGAAGAAGGTATCGTTGCTGGTGGTGGTGTTGCTTTCATTCGTGCTACAGAATCTTTAAAAGGATTAAAAGGTGCTAACGAAGATGAAACAATTGGTATTGACATTATCAGACGTGCAATCGAGGAGCCTTTACGTCAAATCTGTTTCAATGCAGGTATCGAAGGTGCTGTTATCGTTCAAAAAGTAAAAGAAGGTACTGGTGATTTTGGTTACAATGCACGTACAGATGTATTTGAAAACTTAATTGGTGCTGGTGTAATCGATCCAACTAAAGTTTCTCGTATAGCATTAGAAAATGCTGCTTCTATCGCATCAATGTTATTGACTACAGAATGTGTATTGGCAGATGAGCCAGAAGAAAATACTGGTGCTGGTGCTCCTCCAATGGGCGGTGGCATGGGTGGAATGATGTAA